In one Pseudomonas fitomaticsae genomic region, the following are encoded:
- the rpmJ gene encoding 50S ribosomal protein L36, producing the protein MKVRASVKKLCRNCKIIRREGVVRVICSAEPRHKQRQG; encoded by the coding sequence ATGAAAGTTCGTGCATCGGTGAAAAAGCTGTGCCGTAACTGCAAGATTATTCGCCGCGAAGGTGTTGTTCGAGTAATTTGCAGCGCGGAACCGCGTCACAAACAGCGCCAAGGCTGA
- the secY gene encoding preprotein translocase subunit SecY, producing MAKQGALSALGKGGMSELWARLRFLFLAIIVYRIGAHIPVPGINPDRLADLFRQNEGTILSLFNMFSGGALERMSIFALGIMPYISASIIMQLMTAVSPQLEQLKKEGEAGRRKISQYTRYGTVVLALVQAIGMSIGLAGQGVAFTGDFGFHFVAVSTFVAGAMFMMWLGEQITERGVGNGISMLIFSGIVAGLPRAIGQSFESARQGDINIFALVAIGLLAVAIIGFVVFIERGQRRIAVHYAKRQQGRKVFAAQTSHLPLKVNMAGVIPAIFASSILLFPASLGAWFGQSEGMGWLQDISQSIAPGQPLNILLFSAGIIFFCFFYTALMFNPKDVAENLKKSGAFIPGIRPGEQSARYIDGVLTRLTMFGALYMTAVCLLPQFLVVAANVPFYLGGTSLLIVVVVVMDFMSQVQSHLVSHQYESLMKKANLKGYGSGMLR from the coding sequence ATGGCTAAGCAAGGTGCTCTCTCTGCGCTCGGCAAAGGCGGTATGTCTGAACTTTGGGCTCGTCTGCGTTTTCTGTTCCTGGCGATTATCGTCTACCGAATAGGCGCACACATCCCGGTTCCAGGTATCAACCCGGACCGACTCGCAGACCTGTTTCGACAGAATGAGGGGACCATTCTTAGCTTGTTCAACATGTTTTCCGGCGGCGCGCTGGAGCGGATGAGCATCTTTGCACTGGGGATCATGCCGTACATTTCGGCATCGATCATCATGCAGCTGATGACCGCCGTCAGCCCGCAGCTGGAGCAGTTGAAGAAGGAAGGTGAAGCTGGCCGTCGCAAGATCAGCCAGTACACCCGCTACGGCACCGTCGTCCTCGCTCTCGTTCAGGCCATTGGCATGTCCATTGGTCTGGCAGGGCAGGGCGTTGCGTTCACTGGTGACTTTGGCTTCCATTTCGTCGCGGTCTCCACGTTTGTGGCTGGCGCGATGTTCATGATGTGGCTGGGTGAGCAGATTACTGAGCGTGGTGTAGGCAACGGTATCTCGATGTTGATTTTTTCGGGTATCGTCGCCGGTCTTCCGAGGGCAATCGGGCAGTCTTTCGAGTCTGCGCGTCAGGGCGATATCAACATCTTCGCTTTGGTTGCCATCGGTTTGCTGGCAGTAGCGATTATCGGTTTCGTGGTGTTCATTGAGCGTGGTCAGCGTCGTATCGCTGTTCACTACGCCAAGCGTCAGCAGGGCCGCAAGGTTTTTGCTGCGCAGACAAGCCACTTGCCGCTGAAGGTGAACATGGCCGGTGTTATCCCGGCTATTTTCGCGAGCAGCATTTTGCTGTTCCCGGCTTCGTTGGGTGCCTGGTTCGGTCAGTCTGAAGGTATGGGCTGGTTGCAGGACATCTCGCAGTCGATCGCTCCTGGTCAGCCGTTGAATATTCTGCTGTTTAGTGCAGGGATTATTTTCTTCTGCTTCTTCTATACGGCGTTGATGTTCAATCCGAAAGACGTAGCGGAAAACCTGAAGAAGTCCGGTGCCTTTATTCCGGGCATCCGTCCAGGTGAGCAGTCCGCACGCTATATTGATGGCGTTTTGACTCGCTTGACCATGTTCGGTGCTCTTTACATGACGGCCGTGTGCCTGTTGCCCCAGTTCCTGGTGGTTGCAGCAAACGTTCCGTTCTACCTTGGCGGGACCTCGTTGCTGATCGTGGTCGTGGTTGTGATGGACTTCATGTCCCAAGTACAATCGCACCTCGTTTCGCACCAGTACGAATCCCTGATGAAGAAAGCCAACCTGAAGGGTTACGGCAGCGGCATGTTGCGCTGA
- the rplO gene encoding 50S ribosomal protein L15 — protein sequence MKLNDLSPAPGSRREKHRPGRGIGSGLGKTGGRGHKGQTSRSGGTIAPGFEGGQQPLHRRLPKFGFVSLKAMGRAEVRLSELAKVEGDIVTVQSLKDANVINVNVQRVKIMLSGEVTRAVTIGKGIGATKGARAAIEAAGGKFEE from the coding sequence ATGAAACTCAATGATCTGAGTCCAGCGCCGGGTTCCCGTCGCGAAAAGCATCGTCCGGGCCGTGGTATCGGTAGTGGTTTGGGTAAGACTGGTGGCCGTGGTCACAAAGGTCAGACTTCCCGCTCCGGTGGCACCATTGCTCCAGGCTTTGAAGGCGGTCAACAGCCGCTGCATCGTCGCCTGCCGAAGTTCGGTTTCGTTTCCCTGAAGGCCATGGGCCGCGCAGAAGTGCGTCTGTCCGAGCTGGCTAAAGTGGAAGGCGACATCGTCACCGTGCAGTCCCTGAAAGATGCCAACGTGATCAACGTCAACGTACAGCGTGTGAAAATCATGCTGTCCGGTGAAGTGACTCGCGCTGTCACTATCGGCAAGGGAATCGGCGCCACCAAAGGTGCGCGTGCGGCTATCGAAGCAGCTGGCGGCAAGTTCGAGGAATAA
- the rpmD gene encoding 50S ribosomal protein L30 has product MATVKVTLIKSMTGRIPNHKLCVKGLGLRRIGHTVEVQDTPENRGMINKAYYMLRVEG; this is encoded by the coding sequence ATGGCTACCGTTAAAGTTACGCTGATCAAAAGCATGACCGGCCGCATCCCTAACCACAAACTGTGCGTTAAGGGTCTGGGTCTGCGTCGCATCGGTCACACTGTAGAAGTCCAGGATACTCCCGAGAATCGCGGGATGATCAACAAGGCTTACTACATGCTGCGTGTCGAGGGTTAA
- the rpsE gene encoding 30S ribosomal protein S5, with protein sequence MSNNDQKRDEGYIEKLVQVNRVAKTVKGGRIFTFTALTVVGDGKGRVGFGRGKSREVPAAIQKAMEAARRNMIQVDLNGTTLQYAMKSAHGASKVYMQPASEGTGIIAGGAMRAVLEVAGVQNVLAKCYGSTNPVNVVHATFKGLKAMQSPESIAAKRGLRVEEIK encoded by the coding sequence ATGTCAAATAACGACCAAAAGCGCGACGAAGGCTACATCGAGAAGCTGGTTCAAGTTAACCGCGTAGCCAAAACCGTTAAAGGCGGCCGTATCTTCACTTTCACCGCGTTGACCGTGGTTGGTGATGGTAAAGGGCGTGTTGGCTTCGGCCGTGGCAAGTCGCGTGAAGTGCCTGCTGCGATCCAGAAGGCAATGGAAGCTGCTCGCCGCAACATGATCCAGGTTGATCTGAACGGCACCACTCTGCAGTACGCAATGAAGTCCGCCCATGGCGCTTCGAAGGTGTACATGCAGCCTGCTTCTGAAGGTACCGGTATCATCGCTGGCGGCGCTATGCGTGCTGTCCTCGAAGTTGCTGGCGTTCAGAACGTTCTGGCCAAGTGCTACGGCTCGACTAACCCTGTAAACGTGGTTCACGCCACTTTCAAGGGTCTGAAGGCCATGCAGTCTCCTGAATCCATTGCAGCCAAGCGTGGCCTGCGTGTTGAGGAGATCAAGTAA
- the rplR gene encoding 50S ribosomal protein L18: MTDKKVTRLRRARKARLKMHELEVVRLCVFRSSQHIYAQVISADGNKVLASASTLDKELRDGATGNIDAATKVGQLVATRAKAAGVSQVAFDRSGFKYHGRVKALADAAREAGLEF; this comes from the coding sequence ATGACCGACAAAAAAGTTACTCGACTGCGTCGCGCTCGCAAAGCACGCCTGAAAATGCACGAACTCGAAGTCGTGCGTCTCTGCGTGTTCCGCTCTTCGCAGCACATCTACGCCCAGGTCATTTCGGCCGACGGCAACAAAGTCCTGGCAAGCGCCTCGACTTTGGATAAAGAACTGCGTGATGGCGCCACTGGCAACATCGACGCGGCCACTAAGGTTGGCCAGCTGGTCGCTACGCGTGCTAAGGCCGCTGGCGTCTCGCAGGTGGCTTTCGACCGCTCTGGCTTCAAGTACCACGGCCGCGTTAAAGCGCTGGCTGATGCTGCTCGTGAAGCTGGGCTGGAGTTCTAA
- the rplF gene encoding 50S ribosomal protein L6 → MSRVAKNPVKLPAGVEVKFAGQQLSVKGAKGTLELNVHSSVEVVEEAGELRFSARNGDQQTRAMAGTTRALVNNMVQGVSQGFERKLQLVGVGYKAQAKGQVLNLALGFSHPVDYELPEGITAETPSQTDILIKGIDKQLVGQVAAEIRDFRPPEPYKGKGVRYADEVVRRKEAKKK, encoded by the coding sequence ATGTCTCGCGTCGCTAAGAACCCCGTTAAGCTGCCAGCCGGTGTCGAAGTAAAATTCGCAGGCCAACAGCTTTCGGTGAAGGGTGCCAAGGGTACTCTTGAACTGAACGTCCATTCGTCCGTTGAAGTCGTTGAAGAAGCCGGTGAGCTGCGTTTTTCTGCTCGCAATGGCGATCAACAGACTCGCGCAATGGCCGGTACCACTCGTGCGTTGGTAAACAACATGGTCCAGGGCGTAAGCCAAGGCTTCGAGCGCAAGCTCCAGCTGGTCGGTGTTGGTTACAAAGCGCAAGCAAAAGGTCAGGTGCTGAACCTGGCTCTTGGCTTCTCGCACCCAGTGGATTACGAACTGCCGGAAGGCATCACCGCTGAGACTCCTAGCCAGACCGATATCCTGATCAAGGGCATCGACAAGCAGCTGGTAGGTCAAGTGGCCGCCGAGATCCGCGACTTCCGTCCACCAGAGCCGTACAAAGGCAAAGGTGTGCGCTACGCGGACGAAGTCGTCCGTCGTAAAGAAGCCAAGAAGAAGTAG
- the rpsH gene encoding 30S ribosomal protein S8 — MSMQDPLADMLTRIRNAQMAEKSVVSMPSSTLKVAVAKVLKDEGYIAGYQISSETKPLLSIELKYFEGRPVIEEVKRVSRPGLRQYKSVEELPKVRGGLGVSIVSTNKGVMTDRAARAAGVGGEVLCTVF; from the coding sequence ATGAGTATGCAGGACCCGTTAGCGGACATGCTAACTCGAATCCGTAATGCCCAGATGGCTGAAAAGTCCGTCGTAAGCATGCCGTCTTCCACGTTGAAGGTGGCTGTAGCAAAAGTCCTGAAGGACGAAGGTTACATCGCGGGTTATCAGATCAGCAGCGAAACCAAACCACTGCTGTCCATCGAGCTGAAATACTTCGAAGGCCGTCCGGTCATCGAGGAAGTGAAGCGCGTTAGCCGTCCAGGCCTGCGTCAGTACAAGTCCGTCGAAGAACTGCCAAAAGTACGTGGCGGTCTCGGCGTGTCTATCGTCTCCACCAACAAAGGTGTGATGACTGATCGTGCTGCGCGCGCTGCCGGTGTCGGCGGCGAAGTTCTTTGCACTGTGTTCTAA
- the rpsN gene encoding 30S ribosomal protein S14, with product MAKKSMKNRELKRQLTVAKYAVKRAALKAIIVDLNASPEARWEATVALQKQPRDASASRMRNRCRLTGRPHGVYRKFGLGRNKLREAAMRGDVPGLVKASW from the coding sequence ATGGCCAAGAAGAGCATGAAAAACCGTGAGCTGAAGCGTCAGCTCACCGTTGCCAAGTACGCCGTCAAGCGTGCAGCGCTGAAAGCTATCATCGTCGATCTGAACGCAAGTCCAGAAGCGCGTTGGGAAGCTACCGTAGCTCTGCAGAAGCAACCACGTGATGCAAGCGCTTCGCGCATGCGTAACCGTTGCCGTCTGACTGGTCGTCCGCATGGCGTTTACCGCAAGTTCGGCCTCGGCCGTAACAAACTGCGTGAAGCGGCAATGCGTGGTGACGTTCCAGGTCTGGTTAAAGCCAGCTGGTAA
- the rplE gene encoding 50S ribosomal protein L5 has product MARLKEIYRKEIAPKLKEELKLSNVMEVPRVTKITLNMGLGEAIGDKKVIEHAVADLEKITGQKVVVTYARKSIAGFKVREGWPIGVKVTLRRERMYEFLDRLLSISLPRVRDFRGLNAKSFDGRGNYSMGVKEQIIFPEIDYDKIDALRGLDITLTTTAKNDDEGRALLRAFKFPFRN; this is encoded by the coding sequence ATGGCACGACTAAAAGAGATTTACCGGAAGGAAATCGCTCCGAAACTTAAGGAAGAACTTAAGCTTTCGAACGTGATGGAAGTTCCGCGCGTTACCAAAATCACCCTGAACATGGGTCTGGGCGAAGCGATCGGCGACAAAAAAGTCATCGAGCACGCTGTTGCTGACCTGGAAAAGATCACCGGCCAGAAAGTCGTTGTGACCTACGCTCGCAAATCCATCGCTGGCTTTAAAGTCCGTGAAGGTTGGCCGATCGGCGTCAAAGTGACCCTGCGCCGTGAGCGTATGTACGAGTTCCTGGATCGTCTGCTGTCGATCTCCCTGCCTCGGGTTCGCGACTTCCGCGGCCTGAATGCCAAGTCCTTCGATGGTCGTGGCAACTACAGCATGGGCGTGAAAGAGCAGATCATTTTCCCGGAAATCGACTACGACAAGATCGATGCTCTCCGCGGTCTGGACATTACCCTGACCACCACTGCCAAGAACGATGACGAAGGCCGCGCTCTGCTGCGTGCTTTCAAATTCCCGTTCCGCAACTGA
- the rplX gene encoding 50S ribosomal protein L24: MQKIRRDDEIIVIAGKDKGKRGKVLKVLADNRLVVGGLNLVKRHTKPNPMSGVQGGIVEKEAPLHASNVAIFNGETNKADRVGFKVEDGKKIRVFKSTQKAVDA; encoded by the coding sequence ATGCAAAAGATTCGTCGTGACGACGAGATCATCGTGATCGCCGGCAAAGACAAAGGTAAGCGCGGTAAGGTGCTGAAGGTTCTTGCTGACAACCGTCTGGTTGTTGGTGGTCTGAACCTGGTCAAGCGTCATACCAAGCCTAACCCGATGTCGGGCGTACAGGGCGGTATCGTCGAGAAAGAAGCGCCACTGCACGCTTCCAACGTCGCCATCTTCAACGGCGAAACCAACAAGGCTGACCGCGTTGGTTTCAAAGTAGAAGACGGTAAGAAAATTCGTGTCTTCAAGTCGACCCAAAAAGCGGTTGATGCTTGA
- the rplN gene encoding 50S ribosomal protein L14: MIQTQSMLDVADNSGARRVMCIKVLGGSHRRYAGIGDIIKVTVKEAIPRGKVKKGQVMTAVVVRTRHGVRRADGSIIRFDGNAAVLLNNKQEPIGTRIFGPVTRELRTEKFMKIVSLAPEVL, from the coding sequence ATGATTCAGACTCAATCCATGCTCGATGTGGCCGATAACAGCGGCGCTCGCCGCGTTATGTGCATCAAGGTGCTGGGTGGCTCCCATCGTCGTTACGCTGGTATCGGTGACATCATCAAAGTTACCGTGAAGGAAGCAATTCCTCGCGGTAAGGTGAAAAAAGGCCAAGTGATGACTGCTGTTGTAGTCCGCACTCGTCACGGCGTACGTCGTGCTGATGGCTCCATTATCCGCTTTGATGGCAACGCTGCTGTTCTTCTGAACAACAAGCAAGAGCCGATCGGCACCCGTATCTTTGGGCCAGTGACCCGTGAACTTCGTACTGAGAAGTTCATGAAGATCGTCTCGCTCGCCCCAGAAGTGCTGTAA
- the rpsQ gene encoding 30S ribosomal protein S17, protein MAEAEKTVRTLTGRVVSDKMDKTITVLIERRVKHPIYGKYVKRSTKLHAHDETNQCHIGDKVTIRETRPMAKTKSWALVDVLERAVEV, encoded by the coding sequence ATGGCTGAAGCCGAAAAAACTGTCCGTACGCTGACTGGCCGTGTTGTCAGCGACAAGATGGACAAAACCATCACCGTTCTGATCGAGCGTCGCGTTAAGCACCCGATCTACGGTAAATACGTTAAGCGTTCGACTAAGCTGCACGCGCACGACGAAACCAATCAGTGCCACATCGGCGACAAAGTCACTATTCGTGAAACTCGTCCGATGGCCAAGACCAAGTCTTGGGCGCTGGTTGATGTTCTCGAACGCGCTGTGGAAGTCTAA
- the rpmC gene encoding 50S ribosomal protein L29, which produces MKANELREKSAQQLNEQLLGLLRDQFNLRMQKATGQLGQSHLLSQVKRDIARVKTVLNQQAGK; this is translated from the coding sequence ATGAAAGCGAATGAACTTCGTGAAAAATCCGCACAGCAGCTGAACGAGCAACTGCTCGGCTTGCTGCGCGACCAGTTCAATCTGCGCATGCAGAAAGCAACTGGCCAGTTGGGGCAGTCTCATCTGCTCTCGCAAGTTAAGCGTGACATCGCTCGCGTGAAGACTGTGCTCAACCAGCAGGCAGGTAAGTGA
- the rplP gene encoding 50S ribosomal protein L16, with the protein MLQPKRTKFRKQMTGHNRGLALRGSKVSFGEFALKSVARGRLTARQIESARRALTRHVKRGGKIWIRVFPDKPISKKPLEVRMGKGKGNVEYWVAQIQPGKVLYEIEGVSEELAREAFALAAAKLPLATSFVKRTVM; encoded by the coding sequence ATGTTGCAACCTAAGCGTACGAAGTTCCGCAAGCAGATGACCGGCCACAACCGTGGTCTGGCATTGCGCGGTAGCAAAGTCAGCTTCGGCGAGTTCGCGCTGAAGTCTGTAGCTCGTGGTCGTCTCACCGCTCGTCAGATCGAGTCAGCGCGTCGTGCTCTGACCCGTCACGTAAAACGTGGCGGCAAGATCTGGATCCGTGTATTCCCGGACAAGCCGATCTCCAAGAAGCCTCTCGAGGTTCGTATGGGTAAAGGTAAGGGTAACGTGGAGTACTGGGTTGCCCAGATTCAGCCAGGCAAAGTCCTGTATGAAATCGAGGGTGTTTCTGAAGAGCTGGCGCGTGAGGCTTTCGCCCTGGCTGCTGCAAAGCTGCCGCTCGCCACCTCCTTTGTTAAACGGACGGTGATGTGA
- the rpsC gene encoding 30S ribosomal protein S3, which produces MGQKVHPIGIRLGIVKEHTSVWYADGRTYADYLFADLKVREYLQDKLKSASVSRIDIHRPAQTARITIHTARPGIVIGKKGEDVEKLRQDLTKQMGVPVHINIEEIRKPELDGMLVAQSVAQQLERRVMFRRAMKRAVQNAMRIGAKGIKIQVSGRLGGAEIARTEWYREGRVPLHTLRADIDYANYEAHTTYGVIGVKVWIFKGEVIGGRQEELKPQAPAPRKKAAK; this is translated from the coding sequence ATGGGTCAGAAAGTACATCCCATTGGCATTCGCCTGGGAATCGTCAAGGAGCACACCTCCGTCTGGTACGCAGACGGCCGGACTTATGCGGACTACTTGTTCGCTGATCTGAAGGTGCGTGAATACCTCCAAGACAAACTAAAAAGCGCGTCCGTAAGCCGTATCGATATCCATCGTCCGGCCCAAACTGCACGCATCACCATCCACACCGCTCGTCCAGGTATCGTTATCGGGAAGAAAGGTGAAGATGTTGAGAAGCTGCGTCAGGACCTGACCAAGCAAATGGGTGTGCCTGTGCACATCAATATCGAAGAGATCCGCAAGCCGGAGCTCGACGGTATGCTGGTTGCGCAGAGCGTAGCTCAGCAGCTGGAGCGTCGTGTAATGTTCCGTCGCGCCATGAAGCGCGCTGTACAGAACGCCATGCGCATTGGTGCCAAAGGCATCAAAATCCAAGTGAGCGGTCGTCTCGGCGGTGCTGAAATCGCACGTACTGAATGGTATCGCGAAGGTCGTGTGCCACTGCACACCCTGCGTGCCGACATCGACTATGCCAACTACGAAGCTCACACCACTTACGGTGTGATCGGTGTAAAGGTTTGGATCTTCAAAGGCGAAGTAATTGGTGGTCGCCAAGAAGAGCTGAAGCCACAAGCACCAGCGCCTCGTAAAAAAGCTGCTAAGTAA
- the rplV gene encoding 50S ribosomal protein L22 has translation MEVAAKLSGARISAQKARLVADQIRGKKVGEALNLLAFSSKKAAEIMKKVLESAVANAEHNEGADVDDLKVSTVFVNEGRSLKRIMPRAKGRADRIVKRSCHITVKVADK, from the coding sequence ATGGAAGTAGCCGCTAAGTTGTCGGGCGCTCGAATCTCCGCCCAGAAAGCCCGCTTGGTCGCCGACCAGATCCGCGGGAAGAAGGTGGGCGAAGCGCTCAACCTGTTGGCTTTCAGCAGTAAGAAAGCCGCCGAGATCATGAAAAAAGTGCTGGAGTCGGCCGTAGCCAACGCCGAGCATAACGAAGGCGCAGACGTTGACGACCTGAAGGTCAGCACCGTTTTCGTCAACGAAGGGCGTTCGCTGAAGCGCATCATGCCACGTGCCAAAGGCCGTGCTGATCGCATCGTCAAGCGGTCTTGCCATATCACTGTCAAGGTTGCTGACAAGTAA
- the rpsS gene encoding 30S ribosomal protein S19 translates to MPRSLKKGPFIDLHLLKKIEVAAEKNDRKPIKTWSRRSMILPQMVGLTIAVHNGRQHVPVLVNEDMVGHKLGEFAGTRNYRGHVADKKAKR, encoded by the coding sequence GTGCCACGTTCTCTGAAAAAAGGTCCTTTTATTGATCTTCACCTACTGAAGAAGATCGAAGTGGCGGCGGAAAAGAACGATCGCAAACCAATTAAGACTTGGTCGCGTCGCTCGATGATCCTGCCACAAATGGTCGGTCTGACCATCGCAGTACACAACGGTCGTCAGCACGTCCCAGTTCTCGTTAACGAAGACATGGTCGGCCACAAACTGGGCGAGTTCGCCGGTACCCGCAACTATCGCGGGCACGTGGCAGACAAGAAAGCCAAGCGTTAA
- the rplB gene encoding 50S ribosomal protein L2, with amino-acid sequence MAIVKCKPTSPGRRFVVKVVNQELHKGAPHAPLLEKKSKSGGRNNNGRITTRHIGGGHKQHYRMVDFRRNDKDGIVATVERIEYDPNRTAHIALLCYADGERRYIIAPKGVSAGDTLIAGALAPIKPGNALQLRNIPVGSTVHGIELKPGKGAQIARSAGASAQLIAREGVYVTLRLRSGEMRKVLAECRATLGEVSNSEHSLRSLGKAGAKRWRGVRPTVRGVAMNPVDHPHGGGEGRTSGGRHPVSPWGFPTKGAKTRGNKRTDKMIVRRRK; translated from the coding sequence ATGGCAATCGTTAAATGCAAACCGACTTCCCCTGGCCGCCGTTTTGTGGTCAAGGTGGTCAACCAGGAGCTGCATAAAGGCGCTCCTCACGCACCGCTGCTCGAGAAAAAATCGAAGTCTGGTGGTCGTAACAACAATGGCCGTATTACCACTCGTCACATCGGTGGTGGTCATAAGCAGCATTACCGTATGGTCGATTTCCGTCGCAACGACAAAGATGGCATCGTCGCCACTGTCGAGCGTATCGAATACGATCCAAACCGTACTGCTCACATCGCACTGCTCTGCTACGCAGACGGCGAACGTCGCTACATCATCGCCCCTAAAGGCGTGAGTGCTGGCGACACGCTGATCGCAGGTGCCCTGGCTCCAATCAAGCCAGGTAACGCTCTGCAACTGCGCAACATTCCAGTCGGTTCTACCGTACACGGCATCGAACTGAAGCCAGGTAAAGGCGCACAAATCGCTCGTTCCGCTGGTGCTTCGGCTCAGCTGATCGCTCGTGAAGGCGTTTACGTGACCCTGCGTCTGCGTTCCGGTGAAATGCGTAAAGTGCTGGCTGAGTGCCGTGCGACCCTGGGCGAAGTCTCGAACTCCGAGCACAGCCTGCGTTCGCTGGGTAAAGCTGGTGCCAAGCGCTGGCGTGGCGTTCGCCCAACCGTTCGTGGTGTTGCCATGAACCCGGTTGACCACCCACATGGTGGTGGTGAAGGTCGTACCTCTGGTGGTCGTCATCCGGTATCGCCATGGGGCTTCCCGACTAAGGGCGCGAAGACTCGTGGTAATAAGCGTACCGACAAAATGATCGTCCGTCGTCGCAAGTAA
- the rplW gene encoding 50S ribosomal protein L23, producing the protein MNQERVFKVLLGPHVSEKATVLADKKGQFVFKVATDATKLEIKKAVESLFSVKVERVTTLNVLGKSKRTARGLGKRNDWKKAVISLQPGQDLDFSSSAE; encoded by the coding sequence ATGAACCAGGAACGCGTATTTAAAGTTCTGCTTGGCCCGCACGTTTCCGAGAAGGCTACGGTTCTGGCAGACAAGAAAGGCCAGTTCGTTTTCAAGGTTGCTACTGACGCAACCAAGCTGGAAATCAAGAAGGCCGTCGAAAGCCTGTTCAGCGTGAAAGTTGAGCGTGTTACTACCCTGAACGTTCTGGGTAAGAGCAAGCGCACCGCTCGCGGTCTGGGCAAGCGTAATGACTGGAAGAAGGCAGTTATCTCCCTTCAGCCAGGCCAAGATCTCGATTTCAGCAGCAGTGCTGAGTAA
- the rplD gene encoding 50S ribosomal protein L4, translating to MQLNVNDAQAIEVSELTFGGEFNETLVHQAVVAYMAGGRQGSKQQKTRSDVRGGGKRPWRQKGTGRARAGTIRSPIWRGGGTTFAARPQDHSQKLNKKMYRAAMRSILAELVRTDRLVVVQDFAVETPKTKDLLGKLNNMSLTDVLIVSDAVDQNLYLAARNLPHVDVRDVQGSDPVSLIAYDKVLITVSAVKKFEELLG from the coding sequence ATGCAATTAAATGTAAATGACGCTCAAGCGATCGAAGTTTCCGAACTGACATTTGGCGGCGAGTTCAACGAGACGCTGGTTCACCAAGCAGTCGTGGCCTACATGGCCGGCGGCCGTCAAGGTAGCAAGCAGCAGAAGACCCGTTCCGACGTTCGTGGTGGCGGCAAGCGCCCGTGGCGTCAGAAAGGTACTGGCCGTGCTCGTGCCGGTACTATCCGTAGCCCAATCTGGCGCGGCGGCGGCACCACTTTCGCAGCTCGTCCACAGGATCACTCCCAGAAGCTGAACAAGAAGATGTATCGCGCAGCAATGCGTTCCATCCTTGCTGAGCTGGTGCGTACTGATCGTCTGGTCGTGGTTCAGGATTTCGCAGTTGAAACTCCGAAAACCAAGGACCTGCTGGGCAAACTGAACAACATGAGCCTGACCGACGTTCTGATCGTGTCGGATGCTGTTGATCAGAACCTGTACCTGGCTGCTCGCAACCTGCCACACGTAGATGTACGTGACGTGCAAGGTTCCGATCCAGTTAGTCTGATCGCATACGACAAGGTGTTGATCACCGTGTCGGCCGTGAAGAAATTCGAGGAGCTGCTGGGATGA